The Halobacterium sp. CBA1132 genome has a segment encoding these proteins:
- a CDS encoding methyltransferase domain-containing protein, producing the protein MGVLEDKARARTFYKYLSKVYDRVNPFVWNEEMRDEALAMLDLDADDRVLDVGCGTGFGTEGILQYTDDVCGLDQSPHQLEKAFAKFGRHDDVAFHYGDAERLPFKDDSFDAVWSSGSIEYWPNPVEGLREIRRVLKPGEWTVVVGPDYPNSTVFQKVADAIMLFYDEDEADRMFAEAGFVDVENHVMQAKPGSPRAIVTLARAPADDEAAD; encoded by the coding sequence ATGGGAGTCCTCGAAGACAAGGCGCGAGCGCGCACCTTCTACAAGTACCTCTCGAAGGTGTACGACCGCGTCAACCCGTTCGTGTGGAACGAGGAGATGCGCGACGAGGCGCTGGCGATGCTCGACTTGGACGCCGACGACCGCGTCCTCGACGTGGGCTGTGGCACCGGGTTCGGGACCGAGGGAATCCTCCAGTACACCGACGACGTCTGCGGGCTCGACCAGAGCCCCCACCAGTTGGAGAAGGCGTTCGCGAAGTTCGGGCGCCACGACGACGTGGCGTTCCACTACGGGGACGCCGAGCGCTTGCCGTTCAAGGACGACTCCTTCGACGCGGTGTGGTCGTCGGGGTCCATCGAGTACTGGCCCAACCCGGTCGAGGGCCTGCGCGAGATTCGCCGCGTCCTGAAGCCCGGCGAGTGGACCGTTGTCGTCGGTCCCGACTACCCGAACTCGACGGTGTTCCAGAAGGTCGCCGACGCAATCATGCTGTTCTACGACGAGGACGAGGCCGACCGAATGTTCGCCGAAGCCGGCTTCGTCGACGTGGAAAATCACGTGATGCAGGCGAAACCCGGCAGCCCGCGCGCAATCGTCACACTCGCGCGAGCACCGGCGGACGACGAAGCCGCGGACTGA